In a genomic window of Holophagaceae bacterium:
- a CDS encoding Lrp/AsnC family transcriptional regulator: MELDRIDFELLVLLQKDARRSNKELAAAVGLAPSSCLARVQRLRETGALRGFHAEVDPECMGIGLQSLIAVQLQKHSRPIVKAFWKHVLGLPEVLAVFHVTGEYDFQIHVAVRDAHHLRDLALDAFTTRPEVSRIATSLIFESIRKTELPKL, encoded by the coding sequence ATCGAACTTGACCGAATAGATTTCGAATTATTAGTGCTATTACAGAAGGATGCTCGGCGATCCAACAAGGAGCTGGCCGCCGCGGTGGGGTTGGCCCCCTCAAGCTGCCTGGCACGGGTGCAGCGCCTCCGGGAGACGGGCGCCCTGAGGGGTTTCCATGCGGAGGTGGACCCGGAATGCATGGGCATCGGCCTGCAATCGCTCATCGCCGTGCAGCTCCAGAAACACAGCCGCCCCATCGTGAAAGCCTTCTGGAAGCACGTCCTGGGCCTACCCGAGGTCCTGGCGGTCTTCCACGTCACCGGCGAATACGATTTCCAGATCCACGTGGCCGTGCGGGACGCGCACCATCTGAGGGACCTGGCGCTGGACGCGTTCACCACGCGGCCCGAAGTCTCGCGCATCGCCACCAGCCTCATCTTCGAATCCATCCGGAAGACGGAATTGCCGAAGCTTTGA